From a region of the Mycolicibacterium sp. MU0050 genome:
- a CDS encoding WXG100 family type VII secretion target, whose translation MHEGDEVRADIGDLTQSALQVARCGEDMAAAHTAADVRVESALAGWQGLSAAALTVRSETWLANTTALLTELGTHVETLHRCAQTFCDMERDHAAAIEAVHPSGRTVRTPAPTGGVDPRNM comes from the coding sequence ATGCACGAGGGGGACGAGGTCCGCGCGGATATCGGAGACTTGACGCAGTCTGCCCTGCAAGTAGCCAGGTGCGGCGAGGACATGGCGGCGGCGCACACCGCGGCCGACGTCCGCGTGGAATCGGCGTTGGCCGGCTGGCAAGGCCTCTCTGCCGCCGCACTAACGGTGCGTTCGGAGACGTGGCTGGCGAATACCACTGCGCTGCTCACCGAGTTGGGCACCCACGTCGAGACGCTGCACCGCTGCGCCCAGACATTCTGCGACATGGAGCGTGACCACGCCGCCGCGATCGAGGCCGTCCATCCGAGTGGACGGACCGTCAGGACGCCCGCGCCGACGGGCGGCGTCGATCCGCGGAATATGTGA